From a single Drosophila sulfurigaster albostrigata strain 15112-1811.04 chromosome 3, ASM2355843v2, whole genome shotgun sequence genomic region:
- the LOC133845664 gene encoding mucin-19 isoform X28 has product MDLSLERDSSALGSLFQQIINDMKNTSPLWEDFVAKASKLHTCLRAAIQAIAAYLDAFQKIADAATNSRGASKEIGTALTRVCLRHKAVETRLKTFTSAIMDCLVQPLQDKIEDWKRTVATIDKDHAKEYKRCRSELKKRSSDTLRLQKKARKGQTDNSLQSLMDSHMQDVTLRRAELEEVEKKSLRAAMVEERLRYCSFVHMLQPVVHEECEVMSELGHLQEAMESIALVTKEPSVLPQASEELIHDAKASINLYPESPGGGSGSQGGGCSNSLGSRKSSVCSISSMNSSGSSNSPGHHHYQRSLSQVSNATNQTHAVSTWPPHSQDAVDALPPTADRPHTISTTYEKGHQRPPLTVYTFQNPETIHESNSSGSLIPATVPTGNGSASGQNTPATQKSPAASLSRPPLPVRCSSLERPLSAQSNHRQNSGQNLLQRQCPSPIPAHITKELSAAHHAQQQQQQQQQQQQSQPQQPQTPPTYANLSELAAIKLTNQQQSQQQQQPQTQTQQQHQQQHQPLLQQQSSIDSICSQHSNDSSTSSLQQQLLQHQQSQQAHISNSSSSLNHQQQQQQQQQQSVHGSGLGTRSHSISSSVSTSTASSLHSHPSIDSAVAASLVGCVAGGGGHTNNTNTNTNTSTTTPSSGCSTPQNHYSPLLTNSPTSTAAGTPSGGSIASGLGLGFVYQVSSPTPPASANSTTDVLKITEPGQPTTAEASETTESDERSRASVLQKASMFEKQAAAAAAAPIPTTIAAAVAGGGGGVTTGAVGGVIGGVARRSEELRAVEQQEMDKSFEDSIQALNNLIGELDSFQREIDEGKGKQQQQQQHSSNINSNNISGNNSNSGSNNNNSSNSGASSNTSNDNNNCNTDLLLPSSNIDCCAISNQTNSSGCGTDISDTTSEELAGEEGSLAAARRHQQLGASDSELSRCYVSETSSLTGGILAGGYENPTFAHFAANRDDPYNGSGNGSDSRSLYASAADSISLAASDSVCMSQQPRHAYVDNCSDGGSAVVVIYDHTIPNTPDIEFVKQNSEIVLLRTKDPQQLQLHEMRELQQLPDNLAGSPESPDAASGGGVGGGGRLQPATATVAPAKQRLSSFRASSEQQLQLLGRASPQHRGTDKLRVSEEQRQQPQQPQPQQQQQQQQQLLSDSSSNVAGAVRRKLPPKPISLSIFNGPALDVASSNSSKPVIPRKFDFKADLDAKIRQQKQKVQQQLQQQQQQQQQQQLNSPQQDQQQQQSPQQHSPQSPQNANTATTTTATSTANCNVTNKPAVIASAIASASINQNHRMPNQTSLSSSATSNHAPYKTPTTTATFSSPTSNASASPSSLSASSPGAKLSLPSLSSSSSALSATALPPPHVPAKPTSTPTPTTTTTTPQLPPPTTNSYACSNLNANANANPQAKPCITPRPASLSGGAGGGGGGAAMGSSTRIARRSSINQAKPPPPVRRSSSVTPSPNNVGSFRTSSPSGSIYAQPKLVNNMSSFRTSSPSPNGHAHPLPPTQPKANPNLIAQLNARLNSKQQQQQHQQQQQQHVAEGIYGNAGGVGVGGGESIYMRGGNGLSMSQQQQQQQHYDDYATSTNIEKTGSIRAKTKAEFLENLNAKLAKQGMSGRAFAVRNLINSKALPDPRICHESLMDQIKRGATLKRNQKINDRSAPKIH; this is encoded by the exons CGCTGCCATTCAGGCAATTGCCGCCTATTTGGATGCCTTCCAAAAGATTGCCGATGCGGCCACCAATTCCAGAG GTGCATCCAAGGAGATTGGCACCGCCCTGACCCGTGTTTGTCTGCGCCACAAGGCGGTCGAGACCCGTTTGAAGACCTTCACCAGCGCAATTATGGATTGCCTGGTGCAGCCGCTGCAGGACAAGATCGAGGACTGGAAGCGCACAGTGGCCACCATCGATAAGGATCATGCCAAAGAGTATAAACGCTGTCGCAGTGAACTAAAGAAGCGCTCCAGCGACACGCTGCGTCTGCAGAAGAAGGCACGCAAGGGACAGACGGACAACAGCCTGCAGTCATTGATGGATTCGCACATGCAAGATGTGACTTTGCGACGCGCCGAACTCGAGGAGGTCGAGAAGAAGTCACTACGTGCGGCGATGGTCGAGGAACGATTGCGTTACTGCAGCTTTGTGCACATGCTGCAGCCCGTGGTGCATGAGGAATGCGAGGTGATGTCCGAACTCGGTCATCTGCAG GAGGCTATGGAATCCATTGCTTTGGTCACCAAGGAGCCCAGCGTTTTGCCACAGGCTTCGGAGGAACTGATTCACGATGCCAAGGCTAGCATTAATCTATATCCCGAATCGCCTGGCGGTGGCTCTGGCTCCCAAGGTGGCGGCTGTTCCAATTCCTTGGGCTCACGCAAGAGTTCCGTCTGCTCCATTAGCAGCATGAACAGCAGCGGCTCCAGCAACTCGCCGGGACATCATCACTATCAACGCTCGCTATCGCAG GTTTCGAATGCCACCAACCAGACGCACGCTGTATCCACTTGGCCGCCACATTCCCAGGATGCTGTGGACGCGCTGCCACCGACTGCTGATCGTCCGCATACGATTTCAACCACCTATGAGAAGGGTCATCAGCGTCCGCCATTGACTGTATACACGTTCCAGAATCCCGAGACCATACACGAGtccaacagcagcggcagcctcATACCCGCAACGGTGCCGACTGGCAACGGTTCCGCCTCGGGTCAGAATACGCCGGCAACACAGAAATCGCCGGCAGCATCGCTCAGTCGTCCTCCATTGCCAGTG CGCTGCTCGTCGCTGGAGCGTCCGTTGTCGGCGCAGAGCAATCATCGCCAGAACAGTGGCCAGAATCTGCTGCAGCGTCAGTGCCCCTCACCGATTCCGGCTCATATCACGAAAG AGCTGTCAGCAGCACAtcatgcacaacaacaacagcagcaacagcaacaacagcagcaatcacagccacagcaaccacaaacCCCGCCAACCTATGCTAACCTATCTGAGCTGGCGGCAATCAAACTAACCAATCAGCAAcagtcacagcagcaacagcaaccacagacacagacacaacagcagcatcagcaacaacatcaaccattgttgcagcaacaaagcaGCATTGATTCGATTTGTTCGCAGCATTCGAATGACTCTTCGACAAGTTcgttgcagcaacagttgctgcagcatcagcaatcGCAGCAAGCgcacatcagcaacagcagcagcagcctcaatcatcagcagcaacagcaacaacagcagcagcaatcagtACATGGCAGTGGCCTTGGCACACGCTCCCATTCCATATCGTCGTCGGTGTCCACAAGCACAGCCTCATCGTTGCACTCGCATCCATCCATTGACTCGGCTGTGGCCGCCTCGCTTGTGGGCTGTGTTGCTGGTGGTGGCGGGCATACAAACAACACCAataccaacaccaacacaagCACCACAACGCCCTCGAGCGGCTGCTCAACGCCACAGAATCACTATTCACCACTGTTAACCAACTCACCCACGTCCACTGCTGCAGGTACTCCAAGCGGCGGCAGCATTGCCAGCGGTCTCGGTCTCGGCTTCGTCTATCAGGTCAGCTCACCCACGCCCCCCGCCTCCGCCAACTCCACCACCGATGTGCTAAAGATCACCGAGCCAGGACAACCGACGACAGCCGAAGCCAGCGAAACCACCGAGAGCGATGAGCGTTCTCGTGCCTCGGTGCTGCAGAAGGCATCCATGTTTGAGAAGCAggcagcagccgctgcagcagctccaATCCCCACAACTATAGCTGCAGCTGTAGCTGGCGGTGGAGGAGGAGTCACAACCGGAGCAGTTGGCGGAGTCATTGGTGGCGTTGCTCGACGCTCGGAGGAACTGCGCGCTGTGGAGCAACAGGAAATGG ACAAATCTTTCGAAGACTCGATTCAAGcacttaacaatttaattggcGAATTAGACTCTTTTCAACGTGAGATCGATGAGGGCAAgggcaagcagcagcagcaacaacagcacagcagcaacatcaacagcaacaacatcagtggcaacaatagcaacagcggcagcaacaacaataacagcagcaacagcggtgccagcagcaacaccagcaacgacaacaacaactgcaacactGATCTCCTGCTacccagcagcaacatcgactGCTGTGCCATCAGCAACCAGACGAACTCCAGTGGCTGTGGCACCGATATCTCCGACACCACGTCGGAGGAACTGGCCGGCGAGGAAGGCAGTCTGGCAGCAGCCAGGCGACATCAGCAACTGGGTGCCAGCGACTCGGAGCTGAGTCGTTGCTATGTGAGCGAGACGAGTTCGCTGACCGGCGGCATATTGGCTGGTGGCTATGAGAATCCCACGTTCGCGCACTTTGCCGCCAATCGTGATGATCCCTACAATGGCAGCGGCAATGGCAGCGACAGTCGATCGCTGTACGCCTCGGCGGCCGATAGCATTTCGTTGGCTGCATCCGACAGCGTGTGCATGAGCCAGCAGCCGCGACATGCGTATGTGGACAATTGCAGTGATGGCGGCAGTGCTGTCGTTGTGATCTATGACCATACTATACCCAATACGCCGGACATTGAGTTTGTCAAGCAGAACTCGGAGATTGTGCTGTTGCGCACCAAAGATCCgcagcaattgcagttgcacgAAATGCGCGagctgcaacagttgcccGACAATTTGGCTGGCTCACCCGAGTCGCCTGATGCCGCTTCTGGCGGGGGAGTTGGAGGCGGTGGCCGTTTACAGCCGGCCACAGCAACTGTGGCGCCGGCCAAGCAACGCCTCTCATCGTTTCGGGCATCCAGCgagcaacagctgcagttgctgggACGCGCTAGTCCACAACACAGAGGTACGGATAAGCTTAGAGTTAGTGaagagcaacggcaacagccacagcaaccgcagccacaacaacagcagcagcaacagcaacagttgctgagTGATAGCAGCAGTAATGTTGCTGGTGCCGTGCGGCGCAAGCTGCCGCCAAAGCCCATCAGCCTGAGCATATTTAATGGGCCAGCGCTAGATgtggccagcagcaacagcagtaagCCAGTGATACCTAGAAAGTTTGACTTTAAGGCCGATTTAGATGCCAAGATACGCCAGCAGAAACAGaaagtgcagcagcaattgcagcagcagcagcagcagcaacaacaacagcagctcaaCAGTCCGCAACaagatcagcagcagcaacaatcaccACAACAACACTCACCACAGTCGCCCCAAAACgccaacacagcaacaacaacaacagcaacatcaacagcaaactGTAATGTCACTAATAAACCTGCCGTTATTGCAAGCGCAATTGCATCCGCATCCATAAACCAAAATCATAGAATGCCAAATCaaacatcattatcatcatcagcaacatcaaatCATGCGCCATACAAAAcgcccacaacaacagcaacattctCATCACCAACATCAAATGCATCtgcatcaccatcatcattatcagcaAGTTCTCCTGGGGCCAAATTGTCATTgccatcattatcatcatcatcatctgcatTATCAGCAACTGCGCTGCCTCCGCCCCATGTGCCCGCTAAGCCAACGTCCACGCccacgccaacaacaacaacaactacaccaCAACTTCCACCACCCACAACCAATTCATATGCGTGCTCCAATctcaatgccaatgccaatgccaatccCCAAGCCAAACCGTGCATAACGCCAAGGCCGGCATCGCTGTCGG GAGGAGcaggaggcggaggaggaggagcagcaaTGGGCAGCTCAACACGCATCGCACGTCGTTCATCCATTAATCAGGCCAAACCGCCGCCACCGGTGAGACGCAGTTCATCGGTGACTCCAAGCCCCAACAATGTCGGG TCGTTCCGCACTTCATCGCCTAGTGGCAGCATCTATGCGCAACCCAAACTGGTGAACAACATGTCCAGCTTTCGCACCAGCAGCCCCAGCCCCAATGGCCATGCCCATCCACTGCCACCGACACAGCCCAAGGCGAATCCGAATCTAATTGCACAGCTCAATGCACGGCtcaacagcaagcagcaacagcaacagcaccaacaacaacaacagcaacatgttgccgaGGGCATTTATGGCAACGCTGGTGGAGTAGGAGTAGGAGGAGGTGAATCCATTTACATGCGTGGCGGCAATGGTTTGTCCatgtcacagcagcagcaacagcagcaacactacGACG ACTATGCCACAAGCACCAATATCGAAAAGACTGGCAGCATACGTGCCAAGACCAAGGCTGAATTTCTCGAGAATCTCAATGCGAAGTTGGCCAAGCAGGGCATGTCTGGACGTGCATTTGCAGTGCGAAATCTGATCAATAGCAAGGCCCTG CCGGATCCACGTATATGTCATGAGTCGTTGATGGATCAGATAAAACGAGGCGCGACCCTGAAGAGGAATCAGAAGATCAACGATCGCAGTGCGCCcaaaatacattaa
- the LOC133845664 gene encoding mucin-19 isoform X18 — protein sequence MDLSLERDSSALGSLFQQIINDMKNTSPLWEDFVAKASKLHTCLRAAIQAIAAYLDAFQKIADAATNSRGASKEIGTALTRVCLRHKAVETRLKTFTSAIMDCLVQPLQDKIEDWKRTVATIDKDHAKEYKRCRSELKKRSSDTLRLQKKARKGQTDNSLQSLMDSHMQDVTLRRAELEEVEKKSLRAAMVEERLRYCSFVHMLQPVVHEECEVMSELGHLQEAMESIALVTKEPSVLPQASEELIHDAKASINLYPESPGGGSGSQGGGCSNSLGSRKSSVCSISSMNSSGSSNSPGHHHYQRSLSQFVTPAIRLKPGESSDSGFCSSPALTTQVSNATNQTHAVSTWPPHSQDAVDALPPTADRPHTISTTYEKGHQRPPLTVYTFQNPETIHESNSSGSLIPATVPTGNGSASGQNTPATQKSPAASLSRPPLPVKPAHVRCSSLERPLSAQSNHRQNSGQNLLQRQCPSPIPAHITKELSAAHHAQQQQQQQQQQQQSQPQQPQTPPTYANLSELAAIKLTNQQQSQQQQQPQTQTQQQHQQQHQPLLQQQSSIDSICSQHSNDSSTSSLQQQLLQHQQSQQAHISNSSSSLNHQQQQQQQQQQSVHGSGLGTRSHSISSSVSTSTASSLHSHPSIDSAVAASLVGCVAGGGGHTNNTNTNTNTSTTTPSSGCSTPQNHYSPLLTNSPTSTAAGTPSGGSIASGLGLGFVYQVSSPTPPASANSTTDVLKITEPGQPTTAEASETTESDERSRASVLQKASMFEKQAAAAAAAPIPTTIAAAVAGGGGGVTTGAVGGVIGGVARRSEELRAVEQQEMDKSFEDSIQALNNLIGELDSFQREIDEGKGKQQQQQQHSSNINSNNISGNNSNSGSNNNNSSNSGASSNTSNDNNNCNTDLLLPSSNIDCCAISNQTNSSGCGTDISDTTSEELAGEEGSLAAARRHQQLGASDSELSRCYVSETSSLTGGILAGGYENPTFAHFAANRDDPYNGSGNGSDSRSLYASAADSISLAASDSVCMSQQPRHAYVDNCSDGGSAVVVIYDHTIPNTPDIEFVKQNSEIVLLRTKDPQQLQLHEMRELQQLPDNLAGSPESPDAASGGGVGGGGRLQPATATVAPAKQRLSSFRASSEQQLQLLGRASPQHRGTDKLRVSEEQRQQPQQPQPQQQQQQQQQLLSDSSSNVAGAVRRKLPPKPISLSIFNGPALDVASSNSSKPVIPRKFDFKADLDAKIRQQKQKVQQQLQQQQQQQQQQQLNSPQQDQQQQQSPQQHSPQSPQNANTATTTTATSTANCNVTNKPAVIASAIASASINQNHRMPNQTSLSSSATSNHAPYKTPTTTATFSSPTSNASASPSSLSASSPGAKLSLPSLSSSSSALSATALPPPHVPAKPTSTPTPTTTTTTPQLPPPTTNSYACSNLNANANANPQAKPCITPRPASLSGGAGGGGGGAAMGSSTRIARRSSINQAKPPPPVRRSSSVTPSPNNVGQPQHQQHSSSNHNSHAYQQQSLSLSNSSEHLPPPPAFMLEATTAYSTSPTPPAAMPSSALKVSETVRALAAMRHQPASPVALRRMHQQQQQQQQLQQQQQQSLLQPMHKPSPNDDAEYEAYYNSYMELHAYAQALPPQQQQQQHQQQQQQQQRFAQQHHTSHQTHHHNHHEQLPPTPPPYHGPPQVDAASFRTSSPSGSIYAQPKLVNNMSSFRTSSPSPNGHAHPLPPTQPKANPNLIAQLNARLNSKQQQQQHQQQQQQHVAEGIYGNAGGVGVGGGESIYMRGGNGLSMSQQQQQQQHYDDYATSTNIEKTGSIRAKTKAEFLENLNAKLAKQGMSGRAFAVRNLINSKALPDPRICHESLMDQIKRGATLKRNQKINDRSAPKIH from the exons CGCTGCCATTCAGGCAATTGCCGCCTATTTGGATGCCTTCCAAAAGATTGCCGATGCGGCCACCAATTCCAGAG GTGCATCCAAGGAGATTGGCACCGCCCTGACCCGTGTTTGTCTGCGCCACAAGGCGGTCGAGACCCGTTTGAAGACCTTCACCAGCGCAATTATGGATTGCCTGGTGCAGCCGCTGCAGGACAAGATCGAGGACTGGAAGCGCACAGTGGCCACCATCGATAAGGATCATGCCAAAGAGTATAAACGCTGTCGCAGTGAACTAAAGAAGCGCTCCAGCGACACGCTGCGTCTGCAGAAGAAGGCACGCAAGGGACAGACGGACAACAGCCTGCAGTCATTGATGGATTCGCACATGCAAGATGTGACTTTGCGACGCGCCGAACTCGAGGAGGTCGAGAAGAAGTCACTACGTGCGGCGATGGTCGAGGAACGATTGCGTTACTGCAGCTTTGTGCACATGCTGCAGCCCGTGGTGCATGAGGAATGCGAGGTGATGTCCGAACTCGGTCATCTGCAG GAGGCTATGGAATCCATTGCTTTGGTCACCAAGGAGCCCAGCGTTTTGCCACAGGCTTCGGAGGAACTGATTCACGATGCCAAGGCTAGCATTAATCTATATCCCGAATCGCCTGGCGGTGGCTCTGGCTCCCAAGGTGGCGGCTGTTCCAATTCCTTGGGCTCACGCAAGAGTTCCGTCTGCTCCATTAGCAGCATGAACAGCAGCGGCTCCAGCAACTCGCCGGGACATCATCACTATCAACGCTCGCTATCGCAG tttGTAACGCCCGCAATTCGCTTGAAACCTGGTGAATCCAGTGATAGTGGCTTTTGCTCATCGCCAGCGCTAACAACACag GTTTCGAATGCCACCAACCAGACGCACGCTGTATCCACTTGGCCGCCACATTCCCAGGATGCTGTGGACGCGCTGCCACCGACTGCTGATCGTCCGCATACGATTTCAACCACCTATGAGAAGGGTCATCAGCGTCCGCCATTGACTGTATACACGTTCCAGAATCCCGAGACCATACACGAGtccaacagcagcggcagcctcATACCCGCAACGGTGCCGACTGGCAACGGTTCCGCCTCGGGTCAGAATACGCCGGCAACACAGAAATCGCCGGCAGCATCGCTCAGTCGTCCTCCATTGCCAGTG AAGCCGGCACATGTG CGCTGCTCGTCGCTGGAGCGTCCGTTGTCGGCGCAGAGCAATCATCGCCAGAACAGTGGCCAGAATCTGCTGCAGCGTCAGTGCCCCTCACCGATTCCGGCTCATATCACGAAAG AGCTGTCAGCAGCACAtcatgcacaacaacaacagcagcaacagcaacaacagcagcaatcacagccacagcaaccacaaacCCCGCCAACCTATGCTAACCTATCTGAGCTGGCGGCAATCAAACTAACCAATCAGCAAcagtcacagcagcaacagcaaccacagacacagacacaacagcagcatcagcaacaacatcaaccattgttgcagcaacaaagcaGCATTGATTCGATTTGTTCGCAGCATTCGAATGACTCTTCGACAAGTTcgttgcagcaacagttgctgcagcatcagcaatcGCAGCAAGCgcacatcagcaacagcagcagcagcctcaatcatcagcagcaacagcaacaacagcagcagcaatcagtACATGGCAGTGGCCTTGGCACACGCTCCCATTCCATATCGTCGTCGGTGTCCACAAGCACAGCCTCATCGTTGCACTCGCATCCATCCATTGACTCGGCTGTGGCCGCCTCGCTTGTGGGCTGTGTTGCTGGTGGTGGCGGGCATACAAACAACACCAataccaacaccaacacaagCACCACAACGCCCTCGAGCGGCTGCTCAACGCCACAGAATCACTATTCACCACTGTTAACCAACTCACCCACGTCCACTGCTGCAGGTACTCCAAGCGGCGGCAGCATTGCCAGCGGTCTCGGTCTCGGCTTCGTCTATCAGGTCAGCTCACCCACGCCCCCCGCCTCCGCCAACTCCACCACCGATGTGCTAAAGATCACCGAGCCAGGACAACCGACGACAGCCGAAGCCAGCGAAACCACCGAGAGCGATGAGCGTTCTCGTGCCTCGGTGCTGCAGAAGGCATCCATGTTTGAGAAGCAggcagcagccgctgcagcagctccaATCCCCACAACTATAGCTGCAGCTGTAGCTGGCGGTGGAGGAGGAGTCACAACCGGAGCAGTTGGCGGAGTCATTGGTGGCGTTGCTCGACGCTCGGAGGAACTGCGCGCTGTGGAGCAACAGGAAATGG ACAAATCTTTCGAAGACTCGATTCAAGcacttaacaatttaattggcGAATTAGACTCTTTTCAACGTGAGATCGATGAGGGCAAgggcaagcagcagcagcaacaacagcacagcagcaacatcaacagcaacaacatcagtggcaacaatagcaacagcggcagcaacaacaataacagcagcaacagcggtgccagcagcaacaccagcaacgacaacaacaactgcaacactGATCTCCTGCTacccagcagcaacatcgactGCTGTGCCATCAGCAACCAGACGAACTCCAGTGGCTGTGGCACCGATATCTCCGACACCACGTCGGAGGAACTGGCCGGCGAGGAAGGCAGTCTGGCAGCAGCCAGGCGACATCAGCAACTGGGTGCCAGCGACTCGGAGCTGAGTCGTTGCTATGTGAGCGAGACGAGTTCGCTGACCGGCGGCATATTGGCTGGTGGCTATGAGAATCCCACGTTCGCGCACTTTGCCGCCAATCGTGATGATCCCTACAATGGCAGCGGCAATGGCAGCGACAGTCGATCGCTGTACGCCTCGGCGGCCGATAGCATTTCGTTGGCTGCATCCGACAGCGTGTGCATGAGCCAGCAGCCGCGACATGCGTATGTGGACAATTGCAGTGATGGCGGCAGTGCTGTCGTTGTGATCTATGACCATACTATACCCAATACGCCGGACATTGAGTTTGTCAAGCAGAACTCGGAGATTGTGCTGTTGCGCACCAAAGATCCgcagcaattgcagttgcacgAAATGCGCGagctgcaacagttgcccGACAATTTGGCTGGCTCACCCGAGTCGCCTGATGCCGCTTCTGGCGGGGGAGTTGGAGGCGGTGGCCGTTTACAGCCGGCCACAGCAACTGTGGCGCCGGCCAAGCAACGCCTCTCATCGTTTCGGGCATCCAGCgagcaacagctgcagttgctgggACGCGCTAGTCCACAACACAGAGGTACGGATAAGCTTAGAGTTAGTGaagagcaacggcaacagccacagcaaccgcagccacaacaacagcagcagcaacagcaacagttgctgagTGATAGCAGCAGTAATGTTGCTGGTGCCGTGCGGCGCAAGCTGCCGCCAAAGCCCATCAGCCTGAGCATATTTAATGGGCCAGCGCTAGATgtggccagcagcaacagcagtaagCCAGTGATACCTAGAAAGTTTGACTTTAAGGCCGATTTAGATGCCAAGATACGCCAGCAGAAACAGaaagtgcagcagcaattgcagcagcagcagcagcagcaacaacaacagcagctcaaCAGTCCGCAACaagatcagcagcagcaacaatcaccACAACAACACTCACCACAGTCGCCCCAAAACgccaacacagcaacaacaacaacagcaacatcaacagcaaactGTAATGTCACTAATAAACCTGCCGTTATTGCAAGCGCAATTGCATCCGCATCCATAAACCAAAATCATAGAATGCCAAATCaaacatcattatcatcatcagcaacatcaaatCATGCGCCATACAAAAcgcccacaacaacagcaacattctCATCACCAACATCAAATGCATCtgcatcaccatcatcattatcagcaAGTTCTCCTGGGGCCAAATTGTCATTgccatcattatcatcatcatcatctgcatTATCAGCAACTGCGCTGCCTCCGCCCCATGTGCCCGCTAAGCCAACGTCCACGCccacgccaacaacaacaacaactacaccaCAACTTCCACCACCCACAACCAATTCATATGCGTGCTCCAATctcaatgccaatgccaatgccaatccCCAAGCCAAACCGTGCATAACGCCAAGGCCGGCATCGCTGTCGG GAGGAGcaggaggcggaggaggaggagcagcaaTGGGCAGCTCAACACGCATCGCACGTCGTTCATCCATTAATCAGGCCAAACCGCCGCCACCGGTGAGACGCAGTTCATCGGTGACTCCAAGCCCCAACAATGTCGGG cagccgcagcatcagcagcacagcagcagcaaccacaactcTCACGCATATCAGCAACAGTCGCTATCGCTGAGCAACTCTAGCGAGCatttgccgccgccgccggcTTTTATGCtggaggcaacaacagcatatTCCACATCGCCCACGCCGCCAGCAGCGATGCCCAGCTCAGCGCTCAAGGTGTCGGAGACAGTGCGTGCTCTGGCCGCCATGCGGCATCAGCCTGCCTCGCCTGTTGCTCTGCGTCGCatgcatcagcagcagcagcaacaacaacaattgcaacaacagcagcaacagtcttTATTGCAG CCCATGCACAAGCCCTCCCCCAACGACGATGCTGAATATGAAGCTTATTATAATTCCTATATGGAGCTGCATGCATATGCTCAAGCCCTGCCacctcaacagcagcagcagcaacatcagcaacaacagcaacaacaacaacgcttTGCTCAGCAACATCATACGTCACATCAAAcacatcatcataatcatcatgaGCAGCTGCCGCCAACACCGCCTCCATACCATGGGCCACCACAGGTAGATGCCGCC TCGTTCCGCACTTCATCGCCTAGTGGCAGCATCTATGCGCAACCCAAACTGGTGAACAACATGTCCAGCTTTCGCACCAGCAGCCCCAGCCCCAATGGCCATGCCCATCCACTGCCACCGACACAGCCCAAGGCGAATCCGAATCTAATTGCACAGCTCAATGCACGGCtcaacagcaagcagcaacagcaacagcaccaacaacaacaacagcaacatgttgccgaGGGCATTTATGGCAACGCTGGTGGAGTAGGAGTAGGAGGAGGTGAATCCATTTACATGCGTGGCGGCAATGGTTTGTCCatgtcacagcagcagcaacagcagcaacactacGACG ACTATGCCACAAGCACCAATATCGAAAAGACTGGCAGCATACGTGCCAAGACCAAGGCTGAATTTCTCGAGAATCTCAATGCGAAGTTGGCCAAGCAGGGCATGTCTGGACGTGCATTTGCAGTGCGAAATCTGATCAATAGCAAGGCCCTG CCGGATCCACGTATATGTCATGAGTCGTTGATGGATCAGATAAAACGAGGCGCGACCCTGAAGAGGAATCAGAAGATCAACGATCGCAGTGCGCCcaaaatacattaa